tcctgtgTACCTGTATTCCTGTGCTTtgtttcagctacaagactgactttggcttctgaccctggctatgtttatCGTGTATTCTGAATTCTGGAGTCCCTGACCACGGCTTAACTTTGACCATCCTTTGGCAAATCCCTGTCAAGCCCccatgcacagactcacagcccaggtagcttcttactttgttaccgtgggctgtgtgtactTGCAAGGATGAGCATACAACTCTGCAATATGGACTCcagccaaggtaagcccttacataatGAACTGACCAGCAACATGGAGTCCGCAGAGTTGTACAAAatgctcacctccctggctctgcaagtctccagcctgggcCATACCATTTTGGAACTACAGCAAGAAGTTCAATTACTTAAAGGGACAGTACGCCCAGCCCCCGAACCAGCATATCCTGAGCCATTTGTTATGATGCCAGAGAGGTTTGCCGGTAGCCGTGCATCCCTCTTGTGTTTTAAGATGGATTGTGAGCTGCTGTTTGCTcttaaacctaggacctatgccacggactatGTTAAGGTTCGCGCTTCTATCAACCTGCTAACAGGGCAAATCAAATCATGGGCTCATCAGCTGTTacaggaaaagagtccagtcttggacagctgggaaaccTTTGTTTGCTCTGGACGCTCACATTCCTACTTCCAAGAAAACCAATGCTCCCAAATCTGatacagctgggctcatcaagtcatcccagcaggactcccagcactccccctagaggtatagACTGgaataaagcctgaacctaggtgatatatacattgcatcctggatgcaaccagggaatttaacctgcctgctgccacaaaatatatatatatatatatatatatatatatatatatatatatatatatatatctcattatataaaaatgcacaaaccaAATTATGTGACACTGTTCAGTTAATCATGCCTATAACTACTCCAATATAATTTACTAATATATTGTGAATTATTGTCAATATGATTGCTTATGCAGTACATAATACAATAATTTCAAAACACAA
The sequence above is drawn from the Rana temporaria chromosome 4, aRanTem1.1, whole genome shotgun sequence genome and encodes:
- the LOC120935734 gene encoding protein LDOC1-like, with protein sequence MSIQLCNMDSSQGKPLHNELTSNMESAELYKMLTSLALQVSSLGHTILELQQEVQLLKGTVRPAPEPAYPEPFVMMPERFAGSRASLLCFKMDCELLFALKPRTYATDYVKVRASINLLTGQIKSWAHQLLQEKSPVLDSWETFVCSGRSHSYFQENQCSQI